The following coding sequences are from one Gimesia sp. window:
- a CDS encoding sigma-70 family RNA polymerase sigma factor, translating into MEDQNLIELVTAAQNGDRDAFGSLVVQFESTVFAIVMKRLRNHAEASEVTQDVFIQAMRKLSQLNAPERFGGWLRQIAVRMSINRAVRRPNECIQSPDTFIVLDDEPENPLDKLLESERATELRGGLESLGEVDRQTLISFYFKGQSLKEMSDEFDRPIGTIKRRLHTARNRLREALLDVQSV; encoded by the coding sequence ATGGAAGATCAGAACTTAATCGAGTTAGTTACGGCTGCTCAGAATGGAGATCGGGACGCCTTCGGTTCACTTGTTGTTCAATTTGAATCTACGGTCTTCGCGATCGTAATGAAGCGTCTGCGTAACCACGCTGAAGCCAGTGAAGTCACTCAGGATGTCTTCATCCAGGCCATGCGGAAACTGTCACAGCTGAATGCACCGGAGCGATTCGGTGGCTGGTTGCGGCAGATCGCCGTCCGGATGTCGATCAATCGAGCCGTTCGTCGGCCTAACGAATGCATTCAGAGCCCGGATACCTTCATCGTCCTGGACGATGAACCGGAAAACCCGCTGGACAAACTGCTGGAAAGCGAGCGGGCTACTGAACTGCGTGGCGGACTGGAATCGCTGGGTGAAGTCGACCGTCAGACCCTGATCTCATTCTACTTTAAGGGCCAGTCCCTGAAGGAAATGAGTGACGAGTTCGATCGGCCCATCGGGACGATCAAGCGTCGACTGCACACCGCACGTAATCGTCTGCGGGAAGCACTGTTGGACGTCCAGTCCGTATGA